The Halogeometricum rufum genome has a segment encoding these proteins:
- a CDS encoding twin-arginine translocase subunit TatC: MPSEYYTADGFDGTADGPLWASARRHLRALLAVFLLVSAVVTALAAAFDLTAVAPSSVLPVDLSPRPQSGFRLAVEVGTLAGAFAAAIVLVGAVGRDARVSLSRGRRQAAVAPVAFAVAAVCGRVALPHVVGAVASASGRPVLDAYWAAEVWLFFPVALGAAAATPFLLAAAVRAGVVGRYTSTRQRGYAALAFVAFAACYSPPDGATFVLFAAPLFAGLAAGVAWLEFR, translated from the coding sequence ATGCCCTCCGAATACTACACCGCCGACGGCTTCGACGGCACCGCCGACGGTCCTCTCTGGGCGTCGGCCCGCCGGCATCTCCGCGCGCTCTTAGCCGTCTTCCTCCTCGTCTCCGCCGTCGTCACCGCCCTCGCGGCGGCGTTCGACCTCACCGCCGTCGCCCCGTCGTCCGTCCTCCCGGTCGACCTCTCCCCGCGTCCCCAGTCGGGGTTCCGCCTCGCGGTCGAAGTCGGCACGCTCGCGGGGGCGTTCGCGGCGGCAATCGTCCTCGTCGGCGCGGTGGGCCGCGACGCGCGCGTCTCCCTCTCGCGGGGCCGACGACAGGCCGCCGTCGCTCCGGTCGCGTTCGCCGTCGCCGCCGTCTGCGGTCGGGTCGCACTCCCGCACGTCGTCGGCGCTGTCGCGTCCGCCTCGGGGCGTCCGGTCCTCGACGCCTACTGGGCCGCGGAGGTGTGGCTGTTCTTCCCCGTCGCCCTCGGCGCCGCGGCGGCGACGCCGTTCCTCCTCGCTGCCGCCGTCCGCGCGGGCGTCGTCGGTCGGTACACCTCGACCAGACAGCGCGGGTACGCCGCGCTCGCGTTCGTCGCGTTCGCGGCGTGCTACTCGCCGCCGGACGGCGCGACGTTCGTCCTCTTCGCGGCACCGCTCTTCGCCGGGTTGGCCGCGGGCGTCGCGTGGCTGGAGTTTCGGTGA
- a CDS encoding sulfite exporter TauE/SafE family protein, with protein MTVPPGDPASLSFALVVAAVVAFGGFVTGLNGFGFAVVGTSLLAFVMDPQTAVTTMILPILAANVSLVRELDRDGFVSCVRRFWPYVGAALVGTVLGMLSLSIVPTRPLALGLGLFVLAYVALSQERVEIPGESLLRRRCFVDTGATKAALGFVSGAVFGVSNVGVQVVAYLKSLDLDRETFVGVVAMVFLGVSVVRIGTAAVLGLYDGGGLFAVSAAAAVPGLAGVAVGKRVRPAVPESSQRAATFGLLAVIGVRLTLSGAGL; from the coding sequence ATGACAGTCCCACCGGGCGACCCGGCGTCGCTCTCGTTCGCACTGGTCGTGGCCGCCGTCGTCGCGTTCGGCGGGTTCGTCACCGGGCTGAACGGGTTCGGGTTCGCCGTCGTGGGCACGTCGCTGTTGGCGTTCGTGATGGACCCCCAGACGGCAGTGACGACGATGATTCTCCCGATACTCGCCGCGAACGTCTCCCTCGTCCGCGAACTCGACCGAGACGGCTTCGTCTCGTGCGTCCGACGGTTCTGGCCCTACGTGGGCGCGGCGCTGGTCGGAACCGTCCTCGGCATGCTGTCGCTGTCCATCGTACCGACGCGACCGCTAGCGCTCGGACTCGGCCTGTTCGTCCTCGCCTACGTCGCACTCTCGCAGGAGCGAGTCGAGATTCCGGGCGAGTCGCTGCTCAGACGGCGCTGTTTCGTCGACACCGGGGCGACGAAGGCGGCGCTCGGATTCGTCTCCGGCGCCGTCTTCGGCGTCTCGAACGTCGGCGTGCAGGTGGTCGCCTACCTGAAGAGTCTGGACCTGGACCGGGAGACGTTCGTCGGCGTCGTCGCCATGGTGTTCCTCGGCGTCTCCGTGGTCCGCATCGGCACGGCGGCGGTGCTCGGACTGTACGACGGCGGGGGCCTGTTCGCCGTCTCCGCGGCGGCGGCGGTGCCGGGACTCGCCGGCGTCGCCGTCGGCAAGCGCGTCCGGCCGGCCGTCCCCGAGTCGTCTCAGCGGGCGGCGACGTTCGGACTCTTGGCCGTCATCGGCGTCCGACTGACGCTCTCGGGTGCGGGGCTGTGA